A part of bacterium genomic DNA contains:
- a CDS encoding peptidylprolyl isomerase → MRGSHRWSTLVCSVATLSLTSLALLAGPVAAQDNKTAPAESREVKPKPEVAVDPAAPYKHITFAKGEKPRVVVETTMGKMVLELWPDVAPKHCQSFVYLVGKHYYDSVSFHRIIPGFVIQGGDPQGTGMGGPGYTIPAEFSDTLKHDLGILSMARTPDPNSAGSQFFICLSRERTKNLDKQYTIFGKVVEGLDVVEAIGKVKTGPGDRPVTPVLMTKVYMEPKG, encoded by the coding sequence ATGAGAGGTTCGCATCGCTGGTCGACGCTGGTCTGTTCCGTCGCCACGCTGTCGTTGACGTCCCTGGCGCTCCTGGCCGGCCCGGTCGCCGCCCAGGACAACAAGACGGCCCCCGCCGAATCGCGCGAGGTCAAACCCAAACCGGAGGTGGCGGTGGATCCCGCAGCGCCGTACAAGCACATCACATTCGCCAAGGGCGAAAAGCCGCGTGTCGTCGTGGAGACCACCATGGGCAAGATGGTCCTCGAGCTGTGGCCCGATGTCGCCCCCAAGCACTGCCAGAGCTTTGTCTATCTCGTCGGCAAGCACTACTACGATTCGGTGTCGTTTCACCGCATCATCCCCGGTTTCGTGATCCAGGGCGGCGACCCGCAGGGCACCGGCATGGGCGGCCCGGGCTACACCATCCCCGCCGAGTTCTCCGACACGCTCAAGCACGATCTGGGCATTCTCTCGATGGCGCGCACGCCCGATCCGAACTCGGCGGGCTCGCAATTCTTCATTTGCCTTTCGCGCGAGCGCACCAAGAACCTCGACAAGCAGTACACCATCTTCGGCAAGGTGGTCGAGGGTCTCGACGTGGTCGAGGCGATCGGCAAGGTCAAGACCGGGCCCGGCGACCGTCCGGTGACCCCCGTGTTGATGACCAAAGTCTACATGGAACCAAAGGGCTAA
- a CDS encoding peptidylprolyl isomerase — MRLTKRSCTWLTLVGIMAAVFVGSTPHAARAQSDPVTDSIKQAEARRAMEAEADSARRAADNVAARVRAAQMRGDTAKTDSLPAARPTDTPVVVDTTTPTPPAGAVREPLGDTAAVTETPADTAPGAPQDTAVAVAPAKPIDPTAPYKDVTFDAEEKPIVVFETSMGNITIELWPDVAMKHCQNFVYLINRGFYDSLLFHRVVPGFVIQAGDPTGAGTGGPGYTLPAEFSTTIKHDEGILSMARKVDPLAKPGEPERPEFLNSAGSQFFICLGRAASLDGKYTAFGEVIEGMDVVQKIAKTPAQRERPLTPVRITKAYVKPKA; from the coding sequence ATGAGACTCACCAAGCGTAGTTGCACGTGGTTGACCCTTGTCGGCATCATGGCCGCAGTCTTCGTCGGATCGACGCCGCATGCGGCACGGGCGCAAAGCGATCCGGTGACTGACAGCATCAAGCAGGCCGAGGCGCGCAGGGCCATGGAGGCCGAGGCCGATTCGGCGCGACGGGCCGCCGACAATGTCGCCGCCCGCGTCCGTGCCGCGCAGATGCGCGGCGACACGGCCAAGACCGATTCCCTGCCGGCCGCCAGACCCACCGACACGCCGGTGGTGGTCGATACGACCACCCCAACTCCCCCCGCCGGCGCCGTGAGAGAGCCGCTCGGCGACACGGCTGCCGTCACCGAAACTCCCGCTGACACCGCGCCGGGGGCGCCGCAGGATACCGCCGTCGCGGTTGCGCCCGCCAAACCCATCGATCCCACGGCGCCATACAAGGATGTCACGTTCGATGCCGAAGAAAAGCCGATCGTGGTGTTTGAGACCTCAATGGGCAACATCACGATCGAGCTGTGGCCCGATGTCGCCATGAAGCACTGCCAGAATTTCGTCTACTTAATCAACCGCGGCTTCTACGATTCCCTGCTCTTCCATCGTGTGGTTCCCGGCTTTGTGATCCAGGCCGGCGACCCCACTGGCGCGGGCACCGGAGGCCCCGGATACACGCTGCCGGCCGAATTCTCCACCACCATCAAGCACGATGAGGGCATTCTGTCGATGGCGCGCAAAGTCGACCCGCTCGCCAAACCGGGCGAGCCGGAGCGGCCCGAGTTTCTCAACTCCGCCGGTTCGCAGTTCTTCATCTGTCTCGGACGCGCCGCCAGTCTCGACGGCAAGTACACCGCCTTCGGCGAGGTGATCGAAGGGATGGATGTGGTGCAGAAAATCGCCAAGACCCCGGCGCAACGCGAACGCCCGCTGACCCCGGTCCGCATTACCAAGGCCTACGTCAAACCGAAAGCGTAG